One Balnearium lithotrophicum genomic region harbors:
- the rpsT gene encoding 30S ribosomal protein S20 gives MPNTKSAKKRLRQNIKRRERNRYYVRRMKTEAKKVLQAVEEKNLELAKEQLRTAMKWIERAAARGAIHKNEAARRQSRISKAVAQLEKELAGENQ, from the coding sequence ATGCCAAATACAAAGTCTGCCAAGAAGAGGCTTCGTCAGAACATAAAGAGAAGGGAGAGGAACAGATACTACGTTAGAAGGATGAAAACAGAAGCTAAAAAGGTTCTTCAGGCTGTTGAGGAGAAGAACTTAGAGCTTGCAAAGGAACAGTTAAGAACTGCAATGAAGTGGATTGAGAGGGCAGCTGCAAGGGGTGCAATTCACAAAAATGAAGCTGCAAGAAGACAGTCAAGAATATCTAAAGCAGTTGCACAGCTCGAAAAGGAACTTGCAGGAGAAAATCAGTAA